GCGGAAAATCCCCGGCTTATGCAGGACGACAACTACCATCCCAATGAGCAGGCTCAAGTTGTCATTCTTGAGAATGTCTGGGTGCAGCTGGAACAGCTGTTGTAAATCGAACATCAGGCCACGCTGTCGGCCAAGACCGCTTTACTGCATGACCTCAATTTCGGAACCCGTGTTATCAATCCGGCCCTCCCGGCAAGCGTGGGGGATAAAACTACTTGAGGCGCCTGACCATGGTGCGGGAAATATCGACAAAGCCGTTTTGTTCATAAAACGTAATCGCACCGGCGTTCCAGTTGGCAACATTCAAGGCCAGTTGATCGGCGGATTCGGATTTCGCCCAGCTTTCCACCCAGGCAAATAACTGCGTAGCCACGCCGGAACGGCGCTCGGTCGCACTGACAACAACGGAGTTGATACGACAAATACGCTTGGGCACCAGGAAACTGATGTGATGGTTGGTAATCAATATCGCGGATACAAAACCGATAACGGCATTGTCACGCAATGCCACAAACAACACACCATCTTCCGCTTCAATGGCCTGTTGCCACATGTCACGATCACGCGTCACATCATTTGCCGGAAGAAAATCCTGCGGTGCATGCTCATGATGCAGTGTGTTGATTTCGTCGGCTATACGACAAATGCCATCGAGATCGTCGATGGTCGCCGTGCGCACTGTGATCATGCCATCCCCATGACACTAACCTAAGGCTGGACCGTTTTCTTCGCCAACCAGTTATGCGAGAAGATTCTGCCAGTAGCCATGGCGGTGCCGAGAATAATAATGGCGCAGCCTGTCAGCATGCTCATGGTGACCTGCTCGCCAAGGAACAGGTTGCCCCAGATCATGCCGAACACCGGGATCAGGAATGTCACCGTCGCGGTCTTGGGCACGCCCCAGACAGACACAAGACGGTAGTACAAAATAAATGCAATGCCGGTGCAGGCAATGCCAAGCAAGGTAACGCTGATCCATGCCGCGTGACTGGCTTCGTGCGTCGGCCACATCCATAGAGCAAAGGGCAGCATGACGGTAGCTGCAGTGATCTGCGTACCGGCCGAGATAGGCAAGGGATCAACGTGCGATAC
The nucleotide sequence above comes from Gammaproteobacteria bacterium. Encoded proteins:
- a CDS encoding GNAT family N-acetyltransferase; translation: MITVRTATIDDLDGICRIADEINTLHHEHAPQDFLPANDVTRDRDMWQQAIEAEDGVLFVALRDNAVIGFVSAILITNHHISFLVPKRICRINSVVVSATERRSGVATQLFAWVESWAKSESADQLALNVANWNAGAITFYEQNGFVDISRTMVRRLK